A single Triticum dicoccoides isolate Atlit2015 ecotype Zavitan chromosome 2A, WEW_v2.0, whole genome shotgun sequence DNA region contains:
- the LOC119353372 gene encoding transcription factor NIGT1-like, with translation MEMDVPPAQADRDGARRRLRDYLLALEEERRKIHVFQRELPLCLDLVTQTIEGMKSQMGGAASEETVSDHGGPVLEEFIPLKPSLSLSSSDDETSTHAAVAPVSNAKAETPPPTPETKKAMPDWLQCAQLSSAWSEPQQSSSLQKVLPCRPVALNATRTGGAFHPFEKEKQPEPELPASSTTAPASSALVGDSGDKATSDTEVHDKDSKDATEKDTEKDKDKEGQSQPPNNRKPRRCWAPELHRRFLQALQQLGGSHVATPKQIRELMKVDGLTNDEVKSHLQKYRLHTSRRPSSTAQSGGAPATQPTPQFFVVGSCIWVPQQEYAAAAAAAAAAAEATNVAPGSANQVYAPTATLPSGSKPHLEKQSSRQSEGPRSGVNSDSDNPTMSLSSSSQATSAGHP, from the exons atggagatggatgtGCCGCCGGCGCAGGCGGACCGCGACGGCGCCCGGCGCCGGCTCCGGGACTACCTGCTCGCGCTCGAGGAGGAGCGCCGCAAGATCCACGTCTTCCAGCGGGAGCTCCCcctctgcctcgacctcgtcacccaGA CAATCGAGGGGATGAAGAGCCAGATGGGCGGCGCCGCCAGCGAGGAGACGGTGAGCGACCACGGCGGGCCCGTGCTCGAGGAGTTCATCCCGCTCAAGCCCAGCCTGTCCCTGTCCTCTTCCGATGACGAGACTAGCACCCACGCCGCCGTGGCGCCGGTCTCCAACGCTAAGGCCGAGACGCCGCCGCCCACGCCGGAGACCAagaaggcgatgccggactggctcCAGTGCGCGCAGCTTTCTTCGGCCTGGAGTGAGCCCCAGCAATCATCATCTCTTCAAAAG GTGCTGCCATGCAGACCGGTGGCCCTGAACGCCACCAGGACCGGGGGAGCGTTCCACCCCTTCGAGAAGGAGAAGCAGCCCGAGCCTGAGCTGCCGGCCTCCTCAACCACGGCACCGGCAAGCTCCGCGTTGGTCGGGGACAGCGGCGACAAGGCCACCAGCGACACTGAGGTGCACGACAAGGACAGTAAGGATGCCACTGAGAAAGACACAGAAAAAGACAAAGACAAAGAGGGGCAGTCGCAGCCGCCTAATAACCGGAAGCCACGGCGGTGCTGGGCGCCGGAGCTCCACCGCCGGTTCCTGCAAGCACTGCAGCAGCTGGGCGGCTCCCACG TGGCGACACCAAAGCAGATCCGGGAGCTGATGAAGGTCGACGGCCTCACCAACGACGAGGTCAAGAGCCATCTGCAG AAGTATCGTCTGCACACGTCAAGGCGGCCGAGCTCCACGGCCCAGAGCGGCGGCGCCCCCGCAACTCAGCCCACGCCGCAGTTCTTCGTGGTGGGCAGCTGCATCTGGGTACCCCAGCAGGAGTatgccgctgctgccgccgccgccgcggcagcAGCAGAAGCAACCAATGTTGCGCCGGGAAGCGCGAACCAAGTATACGCTCCGACGGCGACGCTGCCATCAGGGTCGAAGCCACACTTGGAAAAGCAGTCGAGTAGGCAGTCGGAAGGCCCGAGGAGCGGCGTTAACTCGGACTCGGACAACCCAACcatgtcgttgtcgtcgtcgtcgcaaGCCACATCTGCAGGGCATCCTTAG